From Camelina sativa cultivar DH55 chromosome 5, Cs, whole genome shotgun sequence:
GGAAGGAACTGGAAACAGCCGCGAACTCATAGATCTTCGGGGAGGTTTGTGAGGAACAAGGGACCGGATCTGGAAGAGATGAAGAGGCAGAAGGAGATTAAGAGAGCGTATAGGGAGAGGATGAACGAGCTTAAGGAGGAGATAAGGAGTAACAAggtggagaagaggaagaagagggaagagagggagaagaggaagaaggagaatgtAATGAGAACTGGTACTAAGCTTCAGATTATTTCAAACCCTAAGACTTTGAAGAAGATTGCTAAGTCTAAGAAGAGGAAGCAGCTTAAGAATATTCCTGAGGAGATGTTGAGTCTTGGTggtaacaagaagaagagtatcaaagcttagttttattttgataaggcaagtttcaagttttgttttgtatttttcaatgttgatgatgatggttaaCAATGATCTGCAGCTAAGAACTAAATGTTGTAGAAGAAGTTTTAATAGTGAGAAACAGTGTTTTTTGCTTTGCTTCAACAGTTTGAAAACCCATCCTTTTGTTTTGCAGTTATGTATCACTCTtttgagaaaccaaaaaagtaaACTTTGAGATGATTTTTGTGAATCTGACAGGATTATAGCTTAAGTATAATCTAGTTAATC
This genomic window contains:
- the LOC104786478 gene encoding coiled-coil domain-containing protein 86-like; the encoded protein is MACTVDFRCLDEGFGGKTYKRKRESQEQATAAELIGDEASMDIDLNGPPSAKRSAVASSEDPNKPMAVAVERPKYDGVIAGKVSGRNWKQPRTHRSSGRFVRNKGPDLEEMKRQKEIKRAYRERMNELKEEIRSNKVEKRKKREEREKRKKENVMRTGTKLQIISNPKTLKKIAKSKKRKQLKNIPEEMLSLGGNKKKSIKA